ctctcaggcaaaagagagaaagaaaattggTTATTGATTAACAGATCAGAAAGTGTTTGCAATCTCTACAAGAATTTGACGAGTACATGTTTCTTTTTAACAGGAATCAAAAAGCCATCCTGTTGTGTATAATTCTTccagtaacatttatttaaaagggAAATGGTGAAAATGTGATCACTTTTGTTCTTTTAGACTTTCTATGGGTGAAAATATAAGGGATGGAACTACTGACTTGTGAgatatatttttagttttagtacAGTAAATTTGATTAAGGCAGGTTTAAAGAACTGACTAAATGCCATATCTATGACTTTAGGAAAGATTATGTTTGTTAAAAGATGATGGTGGCATTTTTTTCAAGGTGCATTAGGTTTAACATTAACTTACATAGAACCACTGGGTTGTTTTTGTTCTCTATTAGTCTGCATTCTTAATCATTAATCTCAGGGATGACAGAAAAGACCTCATTTATATTGTAGAAAGTAAGACCAGAATTAGTATCTTGTGCAGTAAACACAAATCCTCTGTTGTTCGCAGGTTCTCACTCACTGGAGACCAATAGAAAGCTGCTGGGCGAGTATGGCAGATCAAACCTGCAAGTGACAAGCAGTGCTATGGTTGTACAGAGTGTGAGTCCAGTGTCCACTATCCAAACCTCTGCTTCGCACTGCCCTCCTCCTTCTCTGGGCCTTTTTGTGCCCTTCACAGATGCCAGGTAAACTAGTTCAAAAAGGCAAGGGATGCAAGATATCAAAAGAAGTAGcaaaaattcactttttttttgttaaaccataTTCAGGTTATGAACTGAATTGGATCAGTCATCAATGTAACTGAGGAACAGAGCTCACACTTGTGTAAATGTGCTGGTACAGGTCTGTGTTGTCCAGAGAGTCCCTGGCTTCCACCACCCTCAGCATTGCAGAGAGCCAGTCAATACGCAGCAGCAAGTTGGACTGGCCCTATGGCTATCGTGTGCTGCCACCACTAGGTAGGCAGAGCAGCTTTAGCCAGACAGCTGAAGGTCCAGAACTTCTGAACCTCCCACCAGGTACTGCCATGTCTGGAGCCACCAGTAGCTCCAATCCAACTTCACTTCCTGCTTACCTGTTTAAGGAAGACATCAACAGCCCCCGCCAATCCAGCCGTTCCAAAAAAAGAGCCCTCTCCATCTCACCTCTGTCTGATGGTATTGGCATTGACTTAAACTCCATTATTCGGACATCACCAACCTCTTTGGTGGCATACATAATTGGTTCCCAAAGTTCTCCAGCCTCACAGCCTACTCCCTCACCACTACAGTCCGACGTATGTGGGCATCTCTTGGGAGTCCGGGGAAGCTGTATCCCCAATCCCAGCTTTGGTTACCCTGGTCCCAAAGTCAGTTCCACTCTTGGTCAGACCTTAACAAGCAATCACCATACTGAAAGAGTGAGTCTCTGCATGCAGAGGTTAGAAGAACAGGGTGCACATGACAGCCAAATAGGAGGAACTAATCTAGTAGTGGAGCATCAGCTTCTGCCAGGACAGGAAATTCTGATAAGCAACATTACAGCAGGAGATAATGCTCCTCATAACAGTCTGGAAAGCACTACACACCTTCAATTTGAAATATCAGCCATTGTTAGGTCCCCAAGCCCACCTAGGGGACCTCCACCACCCTATCACTCCCACCATGTACACCGACTACCAGGTGGCCACCTGGGGTGCACTCACAATCCCACAGACGCATGCTCTACGCCTCCTACAGACAAACCTGGTGTTCTGCCCCTGGCTCTATGCCCAATGTtagaggaggaagagggggaGCTTGATGATTTTAATGGGGGACACTGTTGCCGTTGGTTGGATTGTAGTGCCACATACAGTCATCAAGAGGAGCTGGTCAAGCACATCGAGAAAGTACATATTGATCAGCGCAAAGGAGAGGACTTCATCTGCTTCTGGGCAGGGTGTCCACGCAGACACAAGCCTTTCAATGCTCGTTACAAACTCCTAATCCACATGCGGGTACATTCGGGGGAGAAACCTAACAGATGTACGGTATGAGAAGTACAACCGAGTGTTAGTAGAGTAATAGAGGAATGCTTGTTCAATTCTGGTTCTCCTATTATTCACATTAGCGTACATCATGCCGTAGATCCTAAAGATATCACGTGCAAATACATCTTTAATGTCTCTTGGAAAGGAGTGTAGAAATCTGACTTAAAGTGTACTTTATAGTGCCATTTTATCAAGGCTgccaaagcatctcaaggggcTTTTCCTTTAAATGAAAGTCTGCCACTCCACATCATTTAAGATGGCAGTTTAAAGTCTATTGTACACTTTGATGTGTTGTGATTACTGGGCTCAGGCAGGATGATGCTTCAACTGTGAAGGTATTTTCCTCTTGTAATTCTGGTCATCAGCTTATTAAGAGTCTCTGATAACTGACAAGGGAGTTTTGGCTATTATTTCGTtattaaaaaaagcacaaaggGCCTTCACTTAAGCACTGGCAAAAAAACAGTCTGCTTCCTGCTAGCAACTTCTCTTAGCTGGATAAGCTGTCAGCAGTCAAGAGGCTTCCAGAGGTCATGACATAGCCTGAGATGGACTGTTAGGTACAGCGCTAGTGCTAGGTTACCTCTGTGGCCTTACTTACTCACACACTTTTAGTAAAAGGCTTGCCTAGACTCTGGAGGTAAGAAATTGACCCTGTAGCTCAGTCCCTGCTGTGACAGTCCACAGGTTCAGGTTAGTAAAGTGGCGATCTACAGCCATTCCTTTTCTCATCTGATCTCGGCAATCATTAATGGTGCACATACCTATGGTCGACCTTTCACTCCAAACACTTACTCATTACTTAAAACTGTTCCTGTTGCCATGGAGCCTGGAACAGTTGAATGGTTTTGTCGAGCACGTAATTATAGACCGAAGAGGTAAAAATACATGGTCACAGCCAGTTCTCGCTGAAAATCTCAGCGAGATTTCATATCTGCCAACCTTGAAAAGTTTCAGAAACCTACTGCAACATGGGTACATTTATATAAGAAAATCAGTAAGTAATAAGGCAACAGGTTAAATATGTTATTACTAATAACAGTTTGTACATCACATTAGTTGGCCTCAAAAGCCTTTTAAATGACGTTGTTGTCAGTACCCATGAAACCAGAAAAACAGCCCACATACTGTACCAAGAAATAAAATAGGTTGGCAAACTAATGAGCATTTGGGTAAAGTTGGCTTATGTATTAAATTTGTCTGAAGGCAGTGAATACCAATATATTTCCAAGAACACTGAATGGGGAAGCAATTAATTCCAAAGATTTACAACGAATATCATGTATATTCTCTGTGTTCACTGCAGTGGTTTTGTTCCCACCACTGTGTACGCCggtgaaattgttttattaaataattagctTCGGAAAACGACCCGAACAACACCTACAAATATCACTTAGCAGTGTTAGTTTCTCAGGGTGTCTGTAATGTCTGTAAGAGCCTCCATGATAAAGCTATCGCATCCAGGTGACTACAAATTAAGACGGCATGAGTACGAGTTTCCGTGAGGTTTCTTTTGCTGCGAACCCGGGTGTTTTCATCACACATGGTGACATGATCAGGGTTTATCAAGAATTGATTAAGAAGAAACTTTAATTCTTTTGTGCCTTACGCAAATTTAAGGTGAGGTTATAGCTCTCATTATAACGATCAATATACAGTAAGCTGGTTTTACACTGTGCgatttcagcatttttaattacttgtcGCACTTGTACGAGATGATTGCAGTAAAATATTGGCCAAATTCTATAACAGGACTGCACGTGAGCATGTGTTCcccataaattatacaataagaGCCCCTAACGATAGACTTTGCGATAAAGAAAATTACTCTGTTCTGTTTAAGTCATCAATCGGCGCAATCCAGGCTCCTGGAGAAAACTGGcttgcataaacagaaacattcttcagaGTGGGCTTGATGTAATAAGGtcattttttctgtccattagcatgttttgtttatgttccATCAATGCcaatactgtatttgtagctgtcccctGAGTTTCGCATTATCATCCTATACCTTAATCATaaatttctgacactgccagtCATTGTCGTTTGTCGTTGTCTGTCTTTGGTTGCAATGGCACTAAACTGGCCACCAGTGAGCATGTTCTGAGGCGTACCAATCTCAACTCACGACCAAAGAATGACGTAGGATTTTTGTCTACAACAGCGAAATCAGGCTGAAAATTGTACAGAGTAAATACAGCTTCAGTCAGCCAGTAGGATTGTGCTCTTTTCTGATTCTGGCTTTCTTTTTCCGTCTAATGGGCTCAGTGGAGACAGTAGGAGAGTAGGAGATGCAATTCATAGtaactatattttaaatatatttttgacttCCAAAGCACCCATAATTCTGCGACTTCTGGAAGTGTTTATGAGCTTGGATGCTTGGAACAACCTACCAGtccatttccttataaaactgcataaGCTAACACATGGACCTAAGAGAATTTAAGTATAGTCATAGGCAACGTGCAACTGTTTTACAGAATGTCTTATTAAAACGTTGGAACTGTGCTGAATAGTAAAGCCAATTCTCTGAAGTCTGAGTGACAGACAAACCATACAGGAATGACCAAACAGATATATGAGCTTTAGGATCATAATCAAACAGATCATATTACGCTACACAATTGTAGGGACGTAGGCAAAGCATGTTTCAACTTGTCTTCAGTCGCTACATCTGACGAAGTTTTTAACCGTTTTCCTATGGACGCAACTTCCAGGTATTTCCAATGTTCTACCCGGTACATTCTCCCGATTAGATGTAATGAAGTTTGGCTTGGCCATTTCCAATACAACTACAAGAAACTTCCTTTCTTTGAAGGTGGTATTTAAGTTGTAAAATTATACATTCCCTTCGCGGCAGAAATATCACGTTATTATATTTGTTCCTTGTAGCCTTTATGAAATTATAGTGCGGCAGACAATAGACTTCAGTGGAGAACTGACAGCTGGAGTTTTGTACCCGAAGAGCAGGTATTCCTGTTCAGAGTTTCCATAGTAGCAGAGAGAAACTCTGGTCTGTCCAAAAGAAATAGCAGAAAGCAAGGATCTTTAAGGATTACTTTTAAGTTGTTTGTATCTTCCAGGAACTCTTATACTGAGTGCCTTGTGGATTTTTAATCGGTCTTTAGTCACCTTCAGCTCCTATTTCTTCACCatgaacaagaaagaaagatatcTTGCTTTTCTCAAGATTTCTAACTGTAAAAGATTTGTTGTGAAGCAGTCAAATGCTCCATTCTGAGACACTTGAAATTCAAGCCCTGTATGAAGTACTGAATACACTGATGATCATGTGACCTATTGAAACTTTTGGCGGCTTTAAACAGTTGTATGGCGGGAAGGTGGATGGCATCTACAGGCAACGTtgtcctttttctctctgtaatgATGTGCCTTTATGTTCATGTGAATATGGTGCATGTTGTCCATTAAACCAAATGTAAATGAGAGCATTCATATTGCCAATTTTAAGCCCCATTCAAGACACTTCACCTCTGAATAACTGAGCTTAATGTAATAGTcgggaataaaacacaagcaTGCTCTTAAAGGGAAATAATCAG
This is a stretch of genomic DNA from Pangasianodon hypophthalmus isolate fPanHyp1 chromosome 17, fPanHyp1.pri, whole genome shotgun sequence. It encodes these proteins:
- the glis3 gene encoding zinc finger protein GLIS3 isoform X2; its protein translation is MNGKGCNLVVSPTSMPKSLGAITGQQVPHIRVHAGSSHSSSHQRTPCPGSEMGTGAVAPGSTVLLPTLSLRRQVLTNGKHHGTFSVPQSSWQQVSSLPVPPGNSNAVRLNGSQSGFKGSHSLETNRKLLGEYGRSNLQVTSSAMVVQSVSPVSTIQTSASHCPPPSLGLFVPFTDARSVLSRESLASTTLSIAESQSIRSSKLDWPYGYRVLPPLGRQSSFSQTAEGPELLNLPPGTAMSGATSSSNPTSLPAYLFKEDINSPRQSSRSKKRALSISPLSDGIGIDLNSIIRTSPTSLVAYIIGSQSSPASQPTPSPLQSDVCGHLLGVRGSCIPNPSFGYPGPKVSSTLGQTLTSNHHTERVSLCMQRLEEQGAHDSQIGGTNLVVEHQLLPGQEILISNITAGDNAPHNSLESTTHLQFEISAIVRSPSPPRGPPPPYHSHHVHRLPGGHLGCTHNPTDACSTPPTDKPGVLPLALCPMLEEEEGELDDFNGGHCCRWLDCSATYSHQEELVKHIEKVHIDQRKGEDFICFWAGCPRRHKPFNARYKLLIHMRVHSGEKPNRCTFEGCQKAFSRLENLKIHLRSHTGEKPYTCQHPGCQKAFSNSSDRAKHQRTHVDTKPYACQIQGCQKRYTDPSSLRKHIKSHSTKEQQARKKLRASTEIYQDGLSECLTIQPLQHNLSPLELIESHSPSLPADMYTGVFSLDQSSQMTPGQVPHSACGSHVPLSALPPTNSRFDASVAQHPTHQATPSVPHSHHHMVAAQKNNRLPGYPEHTSASLPPPQDGFPGHAQTVCSPSYAESPQTGKQISACSMMQVPVFEDSLGSSGTAQQEPQLIHQALSSIAGQI
- the glis3 gene encoding zinc finger protein GLIS3 isoform X1, whose product is MNGKGCNLVVSPTSMPKSLGAITGQQVPHIRVHAGSSHSSSHQRTPCPGSEMGTGAVAPGSTVLLPTLSLRRQVLTNGKHHGTFSVPQSSWQQVSSLPVPPGNSNAVRLNGSQSGFKGSHSLETNRKLLGEYGRSNLQVTSSAMVVQSVSPVSTIQTSASHCPPPSLGLFVPFTDARSVLSRESLASTTLSIAESQSIRSSKLDWPYGYRVLPPLGRQSSFSQTAEGPELLNLPPGTAMSGATSSSNPTSLPAYLFKEDINSPRQSSRSKKRALSISPLSDGIGIDLNSIIRTSPTSLVAYIIGSQSSPASQPTPSPLQSDVCGHLLGVRGSCIPNPSFGYPGPKVSSTLGQTLTSNHHTERVSLCMQRLEEQGAHDSQIGGTNLVVEHQLLPGQEILISNITAGDNAPHNSLESTTHLQFEISAIVRSPSPPRGPPPPYHSHHVHRLPGGHLGCTHNPTDACSTPPTDKPGVLPLALCPMLEEEEGELDDFNGGHCCRWLDCSATYSHQEELVKHIEKVHIDQRKGEDFICFWAGCPRRHKPFNARYKLLIHMRVHSGEKPNRCTFEGCQKAFSRLENLKIHLRSHTGEKPYTCQHPGCQKAFSNSSDRAKHQRTHVDTKPYACQIQGCQKRYTDPSSLRKHIKSHSTKEQQARKKLRASTEIYQDGLSECLTIQPLQHNLSPLELIESHSPSLPADMYTGVFSLDQSSQMTPGQVPHSACGSHVPLSALPPTNSRFDASVAQHPTHQATPSVPHSHHHMVAAQKNNRLPGYPEHTSASLPPPQDGFPGHAQTVCSPSYAESPQTGKQISACSMMQVPVFEDSLGSSGTAQQEPQLIHQALSSIAEFDPQGRSEDSLGEQEHSVSDDNYLHIRAPSRGSCVYTER